The Megalobrama amblycephala isolate DHTTF-2021 linkage group LG13, ASM1881202v1, whole genome shotgun sequence genome contains a region encoding:
- the pik3r4 gene encoding phosphoinositide 3-kinase regulatory subunit 4 isoform X1 has translation MGNQLAGIAPSQILSVDSYFSDIHDYEYDKSLGSTRFFKVARAKHREGLVVVKVFAIQDPSLPLTSYKQELEELKIRLHSCQNCLPFQKATLTEKAAILFRQYVRDNLYDRISTRPFLNNVEKKWIAFQLLNAVDQAHKSGVRHGDIKTENVMVTSWNWVLLTDFASFKPTYLPEDNPADFNYFFDTSRRRTCYIAPERFVDGSMFATESDQTTPLVDLSSNSQRTRGELKQPMDIFSAGCVIAELFTEGVPLFDLSQLLAYRKGHFQTEQVLMKIEDHSIRELVAQMVQREPEKRLTAEEYLKQQRGKAFPEIFYTFLQPYMAQFAKETFQSADERVLVIRKNLENILNNLCSSGQTGKAEKQEKASQELISSKEQGLVVLVSVITSCLQTLRFCDSKLAALELILHLAGRLNVEILLDRITPYLLHFCNDSMPRVRAEAVRTLTKVLALVKEVPRNDVNIYPEYILPGIAHLAQDEATIVRLAYAENIAHLAETALRFLELVQENNLSSEQDLNGEDTEETLHPNENYDSELQALHEMVQQKVVTLLSDPENIVKQTLMENGITRLCVFFGRQKANDVLLSHMITFLNDKNDWHLRGAFFDSIVGVAAYVGWQSSSILKPLLQQGLSDAEEFVIYKALNALTCMCQLGLLQKPHIYEFVSDIAPFLCHPNLWIRYGAVGFITVVAQHLNIADVYCKLMPHLNPFITQPIIQIDKEIVLLSVLKEPVSRSIFDYALRSKDIGSLFRHLLLRQKKRNGSIPECPIPEDPAIAQLLKKLLSQGMTESEEDKLLALKDFMLKSNKAKANIIDQSHLSDGALSGVIDLGTLGITGRQVDLIKPKQESEDKRDFIPSASARKHTKQDSNLNEEWKSMFGSLDPPSSAATPSTVPNVLVPSGGGEPNGALAGERLRSESSSQTLNLPHVPSSAQVPEAGSVQPRKTTALPTIQVVQSVTGASTYQRRITTCKAELQQLVQQKREQCNAERMAKQMMESAEWESRPPLPGWHPKGLLVAHLHEHKSAVNRIRVSDEHSIFATCSNDGTVKIWDSQKMEGKTTTTRSVLTYSRIGGHVKTLTFCQGSHYLAVASDNGSIQLLAVEANKPPKSPKVQPCQTRFLDPKDEGCVVDVHHFNSGAQTVLAYATVNGFLVGWDLRSNSNAWTLRHDLRLGLITSFAVDMHQCWLCVGTSNGTMACWDMRFQLPISSHSHPARARIRRLLMHPLYQSSVIAAVQGNNEVSMWDMETGDRKFTLWASSAPPLSEMQPSPHSVHGIYCSPADGNPLLLTAGSDMRIRFWDLAYPERSYIVAGGANDSLHCPSVFYNRKIIEGTEVVQEIHSKQKSGSTEDTPRRGPESLPVGHHDIITDIATFQTTQGFIVTSSRDGIVKVWK, from the exons ATGGGGAACCAGCTGGCTGGAATTGCTCCATCACAGATACTTTCAGTGGACAGTTACTTTTCTGACATCCATGATTATGAATACGACAAAAGTCTGGGCAGTACACGATTTTTCAAAGTGGCCCGGGCGAAACATAGGGAAGGATTGGTTGTGGTTAAGGTCTTTGCGATCCAGGACCCCTCTCTGCCCCTGACCAGCTACAAGCAAGAGCTAGAGGAGCTGAAAATAAGACTTCACTCCTGTCAGAACTGTCTGCCTTTTCAAAAAGCCACACTTACTGAAAAAGCAGCCATACTGTTTCGGCAGTATGTTCGAGATAACTTGTATGACCGTATCAGTACTCGGCCGTTTCTCAACAACGTGGAGAAGAAGTGGATTGCCTTCCAGCTCCTCAATGCCGTGGACCAGGCCCATAAATCTGGCGTGCGTCATGGTGACATTAAAACAGAGAATGTTATGGTGACAAGCTGGAATTGGGTGCTTCTCACAGACTTTGCTAGTTTTAAACCCACATACTTGCCTGAAGACAACCCTGCAGATTTCAACTACTTCTTCGACACATCCAGAAGGAGAACGTGCTACATTGCTCCGGAGAGGTTTGTGGATGGCAGCATGTTTGCCACCGAAAGTGACCAGACAACACCGCTTGTGGATCTCTCAAGCAATAGCCAAAGAACCAGGGGAGAACTCAAACAGCCCATGGACATCTTCTCAGCTG GTTGTGTGATTGCAGAATTGTTCACAGAGGGCGTCCCGCTCTTCGACCTCTCACAACTGCTGGCTTACCGTAAAGGACATTTCCAGACTGAACAAGTGCTGATGAAAATTGAGGATCACAGTATTAGAGAACTG GTAGCACAAATGGTGCAGCGAGAGCCGGAAAAGCGCCTGACAGCTGAAGAATACCTGAAGCAGCAGCGAGGCAAAGCTTTCCCAGAAATCTTCTACACCTTCCTTCAGCCCTACATGGCCCAGTTTGCCAAGGAGACCTTCCAGTCTGCTGACGAAAGGGTGTTGGTGATCCGTAAGAACCTGGAGAACATCCTCAATAACCTGTGCAGTAGCGGGCAGACGGGGAAGGCTGAAAAGCAGGAGAAGGCATCTCAGGAGCTTATTTCATCCAAGGAGCAAGGGTTGGTGGTGCTGGTGTCAGTGATTACATCCTGCCTGCAGACGCTGCGTTTTTGCGACTCCAAACTGGCAGCTCTGGAGCTGATCCTTCATCTGGCAGGCCGGCTAAATGTGGAGATTCTGCTGGACAGGATCACACCGTACTTGCTGCATTTCTGCAATGACTCAATGCCGCGTGTCAGGGCCGAGGCTGTTCGCACACTGACTAAAGTGCTGGCGCTAGTCAAGGAGGTTCCTCGCAATGATGTCAATATCTACCCAGAATACATTTTACCTGGGATTGCCCACTTGGCTCAAGATGAAGCCACGATTGTCAGACTTGCTTATGCAG agAACATAGCACACTTGGCTGAGACAGCACTGCGTTTTCTGGAGCTGGTGCAGGAGAATAATTTGAGCTCTGAACAAGACCTCAATGGAGAGGACACAGAAGAAACTCTTCACCCCAATGAAAACTATGATTCAG AGCTGCAGGCCTTGCATGAGATGGTTCAGCAGAAGGTGGTGACTTTACTGAGCGACCCTGAGAACATCGTCAaacagacactgatggagaacGGCATCACGCGCCTCTGCGTGTTCTTCGGCAGACAGAAAGCCAACGATGTCCTCCTCTCCCACATGATCACCTTCCTCAACGACAAGAATGACTGGCACCTCCGTGGAGCTTTCTTTGACAGCATAGTAG GTGTAGCAGCATATGTGGGCTGGCAGAGTTCCTCCATCCTCAAACCTCTTCTGCAGCAAGGCCTGAGTGACGCTGAGGAGTTTGTCATTTATAAAGCTCTCAATGCTCTCACTTGCATGTGTCAGCTGGGGCTATTGCAGAAGCCTCACATCTACGAGTTCGTCAGTGATATTG CTCCTTTCTTGTGTCACCCCAATCTGTGGATCCGCTATGGAGCCGTGGGTTTCATCACTGTTGTCGCTCAGCACTTAAACATTGCTGATGTCTACTGCAAACTTATGCCCCATCTCAACCCCTTTATCACACAGCCGATTATACAG ATCGATAAGGAGATTGTGTTGCTCAGTGTGCTGAAAGAGCCTGTTAGTCGCTCCATCTTTGACTACGCGCTGCGTTCCAAAGACATCGGAAGCCTCTTCAGACACCTGTTACTCCGCCAAAAAAAGCGCAATGGCTCCATCCCAGAATGCCCTATTCCTGAGGATCCCGCAATTGCACAGCTCCTTAAGAAACTTCTCTCACAG GGAATGACGGAATCTGAGGAGGACAAGCTCTTGGCTCTGAAAGACTTCATGCTCAAGTCCAACAAGGCCAAAGCCAACATCATAGACCAGAGCCACCTGAGTGATGGAGCCCTCAGTGGAGTCATTGATCTCGGTACACTGGGCATCACTGGCCGACAGGTGGACCTGATCAAGCCCAAGCAAGAGTCTGAAGACAAGAGAG ACTTCATCCCTTCTGCCTCTG CTCGCAAACATACGAAACAGGACTCCAACTTGAACGAAGAGTGGAAGAGCATGTTTGGTTCTCTGGACCCTCCCAGCTCGGCGGCGACTCCCTCGACGGTACCTAATGTTCTAGTTCCGAGCGGTGGTGGGGAGCCAAATGGAGCTCTGGCTGGAGAGCGCCTGCGATCTGAGAGTTCCTCACAGACTCTTAACCTCCCTCATGTTCCATCCTCAGCCCAG GTGCCTGAGGCCGGATCCGTGCAGCCCAGGAAAACCACAGCACTCCCTACCATTCAAGTGGTACAGTCCGTAACCGGAGCGTCTACGTACCAGCGGCGCATCACCACGTGCAAGGCTGAGCTGCAACAGCTGGTGCAGCAGAAAAGAGAGCAATGCAATGCAGAGCGCATGGCCAAACAGATGATGGAGAGCGCAGAGTGGGAGAGCAGGCCTCCGCTGCCAG GGTGGCATCCAAAAGGTCTTCTAGTGGCCCATCTCCACGAGCACAAATCCGCTGTGAACCGAATCCGAGTCTCCGACGAGCACTCCATCTTTGCTACATGCTCCAATGATGGAACTGTAAAGATCTGGGACAGCCAGAAAATGGAGGGCAAGACGACCACCACAAG GTCTGTGCTGACGTATTCTCGGATTGGAGGACACGTGAAAACACTGACCTTTTGTCAGGGGTCACATTACCTTGCTGTCGCATCGGATAATGGTTCCATCCAGCTTCTTGCAGTTGAGGCAAACAAGCCACCCAAATCACCCAAAGTCCAGCCCTGTCAGACCAG GTTCTTGGATCCAAAGGATGAGGGCTGTGTGGTGGACGTACATCACTTTAACTCGGGGGCACAGACGGTTCTAGCCTACGCCACTGTGAATGGCTTTTTGGTGGGTTGGGACCTCCGCAGCAACAGCAATGCTTGGACTCTCCGCCATGACCTGCGCCTAGGCCTCATCACTTCCTTTGCTGTGGACATGCACCAGTGTTGGCTGTGTGTGG GTACAAGTAATGGCACGATGGCATGCTGGGATATGCGGTTTCAACTACCAATTTCCAGCCACTCCCACCCAGCCCGAGCTCGAATCAGACGCTTGCTGATGCATCCACTCTACCAGTCCTCTGTCATTGCAG CTGTCCAAGGTAACAATGAGGTGTCCATGTGGGATATGGAGACTGGAGACAGGAAGTTCACCCTGTGGGCCAGCTCTGCACCTCCGCTTTCAGAGATGCAG CCCTCTCCTCACAGTGTACATGGGATATACTGCAGCCCTGCCGATGGCAACCCTCTCCTACTTACAGCAGGATCTGACATGAGAATCAG GTTTTGGGATTTGGCCTACCCTGAGAGGTCATACATCGTCGCAGGCGGTGCTAATGACTCTCTTCACTGCCCTTCTGTGTTCTACAATCGCAAGATCATAGAAGGAACAGAAGTAGTACAG GAGATCCACAGTAAGCAGAAGAGCGGATCCACTGAGGACACGCCTCGCCGTGGCCCAGAATCCCTTCCCGTGGGCCACCACGACATCATTACTGATATTGCGACTTTCCAGACCACCCAGGGCTTTATAGTCACCTCCTCTAGAGATGGCATTGTCAAAGTCTGGAAGTGA
- the pik3r4 gene encoding phosphoinositide 3-kinase regulatory subunit 4 isoform X3: MGNQLAGIAPSQILSVDSYFSDIHDYEYDKSLGSTRFFKVARAKHREGLVVVKVFAIQDPSLPLTSYKQELEELKIRLHSCQNCLPFQKATLTEKAAILFRQYVRDNLYDRISTRPFLNNVEKKWIAFQLLNAVDQAHKSGVRHGDIKTENVMVTSWNWVLLTDFASFKPTYLPEDNPADFNYFFDTSRRRTCYIAPERFVDGSMFATESDQTTPLVDLSSNSQRTRGELKQPMDIFSAGCVIAELFTEGVPLFDLSQLLAYRKGHFQTEQVLMKIEDHSIRELVAQMVQREPEKRLTAEEYLKQQRGKAFPEIFYTFLQPYMAQFAKETFQSADERVLVIRKNLENILNNLCSSGQTGKAEKQEKASQELISSKEQGLVVLVSVITSCLQTLRFCDSKLAALELILHLAGRLNVEILLDRITPYLLHFCNDSMPRVRAEAVRTLTKVLALVKEVPRNDVNIYPEYILPGIAHLAQDEATIVRLAYAENIAHLAETALRFLELVQENNLSSEQDLNGEDTEETLHPNENYDSELQALHEMVQQKVVTLLSDPENIVKQTLMENGITRLCVFFGRQKANDVLLSHMITFLNDKNDWHLRGAFFDSIVGVAAYVGWQSSSILKPLLQQGLSDAEEFVIYKALNALTCMCQLGLLQKPHIYEFVSDIAPFLCHPNLWIRYGAVGFITVVAQHLNIADVYCKLMPHLNPFITQPIIQIDKEIVLLSVLKEPVSRSIFDYALRSKDIGSLFRHLLLRQKKRNGSIPECPIPEDPAIAQLLKKLLSQGMTESEEDKLLALKDFMLKSNKAKANIIDQSHLSDGALSGVIDLGTLGITGRQVDLIKPKQESEDKRDFIPSASARKHTKQDSNLNEEWKSMFGSLDPPSSAATPSTVPEAGSVQPRKTTALPTIQVVQSVTGASTYQRRITTCKAELQQLVQQKREQCNAERMAKQMMESAEWESRPPLPGWHPKGLLVAHLHEHKSAVNRIRVSDEHSIFATCSNDGTVKIWDSQKMEGKTTTTRSVLTYSRIGGHVKTLTFCQGSHYLAVASDNGSIQLLAVEANKPPKSPKVQPCQTRFLDPKDEGCVVDVHHFNSGAQTVLAYATVNGFLVGWDLRSNSNAWTLRHDLRLGLITSFAVDMHQCWLCVGTSNGTMACWDMRFQLPISSHSHPARARIRRLLMHPLYQSSVIAAVQGNNEVSMWDMETGDRKFTLWASSAPPLSEMQPSPHSVHGIYCSPADGNPLLLTAGSDMRIRFWDLAYPERSYIVAGGANDSLHCPSVFYNRKIIEGTEVVQEIHSKQKSGSTEDTPRRGPESLPVGHHDIITDIATFQTTQGFIVTSSRDGIVKVWK, from the exons ATGGGGAACCAGCTGGCTGGAATTGCTCCATCACAGATACTTTCAGTGGACAGTTACTTTTCTGACATCCATGATTATGAATACGACAAAAGTCTGGGCAGTACACGATTTTTCAAAGTGGCCCGGGCGAAACATAGGGAAGGATTGGTTGTGGTTAAGGTCTTTGCGATCCAGGACCCCTCTCTGCCCCTGACCAGCTACAAGCAAGAGCTAGAGGAGCTGAAAATAAGACTTCACTCCTGTCAGAACTGTCTGCCTTTTCAAAAAGCCACACTTACTGAAAAAGCAGCCATACTGTTTCGGCAGTATGTTCGAGATAACTTGTATGACCGTATCAGTACTCGGCCGTTTCTCAACAACGTGGAGAAGAAGTGGATTGCCTTCCAGCTCCTCAATGCCGTGGACCAGGCCCATAAATCTGGCGTGCGTCATGGTGACATTAAAACAGAGAATGTTATGGTGACAAGCTGGAATTGGGTGCTTCTCACAGACTTTGCTAGTTTTAAACCCACATACTTGCCTGAAGACAACCCTGCAGATTTCAACTACTTCTTCGACACATCCAGAAGGAGAACGTGCTACATTGCTCCGGAGAGGTTTGTGGATGGCAGCATGTTTGCCACCGAAAGTGACCAGACAACACCGCTTGTGGATCTCTCAAGCAATAGCCAAAGAACCAGGGGAGAACTCAAACAGCCCATGGACATCTTCTCAGCTG GTTGTGTGATTGCAGAATTGTTCACAGAGGGCGTCCCGCTCTTCGACCTCTCACAACTGCTGGCTTACCGTAAAGGACATTTCCAGACTGAACAAGTGCTGATGAAAATTGAGGATCACAGTATTAGAGAACTG GTAGCACAAATGGTGCAGCGAGAGCCGGAAAAGCGCCTGACAGCTGAAGAATACCTGAAGCAGCAGCGAGGCAAAGCTTTCCCAGAAATCTTCTACACCTTCCTTCAGCCCTACATGGCCCAGTTTGCCAAGGAGACCTTCCAGTCTGCTGACGAAAGGGTGTTGGTGATCCGTAAGAACCTGGAGAACATCCTCAATAACCTGTGCAGTAGCGGGCAGACGGGGAAGGCTGAAAAGCAGGAGAAGGCATCTCAGGAGCTTATTTCATCCAAGGAGCAAGGGTTGGTGGTGCTGGTGTCAGTGATTACATCCTGCCTGCAGACGCTGCGTTTTTGCGACTCCAAACTGGCAGCTCTGGAGCTGATCCTTCATCTGGCAGGCCGGCTAAATGTGGAGATTCTGCTGGACAGGATCACACCGTACTTGCTGCATTTCTGCAATGACTCAATGCCGCGTGTCAGGGCCGAGGCTGTTCGCACACTGACTAAAGTGCTGGCGCTAGTCAAGGAGGTTCCTCGCAATGATGTCAATATCTACCCAGAATACATTTTACCTGGGATTGCCCACTTGGCTCAAGATGAAGCCACGATTGTCAGACTTGCTTATGCAG agAACATAGCACACTTGGCTGAGACAGCACTGCGTTTTCTGGAGCTGGTGCAGGAGAATAATTTGAGCTCTGAACAAGACCTCAATGGAGAGGACACAGAAGAAACTCTTCACCCCAATGAAAACTATGATTCAG AGCTGCAGGCCTTGCATGAGATGGTTCAGCAGAAGGTGGTGACTTTACTGAGCGACCCTGAGAACATCGTCAaacagacactgatggagaacGGCATCACGCGCCTCTGCGTGTTCTTCGGCAGACAGAAAGCCAACGATGTCCTCCTCTCCCACATGATCACCTTCCTCAACGACAAGAATGACTGGCACCTCCGTGGAGCTTTCTTTGACAGCATAGTAG GTGTAGCAGCATATGTGGGCTGGCAGAGTTCCTCCATCCTCAAACCTCTTCTGCAGCAAGGCCTGAGTGACGCTGAGGAGTTTGTCATTTATAAAGCTCTCAATGCTCTCACTTGCATGTGTCAGCTGGGGCTATTGCAGAAGCCTCACATCTACGAGTTCGTCAGTGATATTG CTCCTTTCTTGTGTCACCCCAATCTGTGGATCCGCTATGGAGCCGTGGGTTTCATCACTGTTGTCGCTCAGCACTTAAACATTGCTGATGTCTACTGCAAACTTATGCCCCATCTCAACCCCTTTATCACACAGCCGATTATACAG ATCGATAAGGAGATTGTGTTGCTCAGTGTGCTGAAAGAGCCTGTTAGTCGCTCCATCTTTGACTACGCGCTGCGTTCCAAAGACATCGGAAGCCTCTTCAGACACCTGTTACTCCGCCAAAAAAAGCGCAATGGCTCCATCCCAGAATGCCCTATTCCTGAGGATCCCGCAATTGCACAGCTCCTTAAGAAACTTCTCTCACAG GGAATGACGGAATCTGAGGAGGACAAGCTCTTGGCTCTGAAAGACTTCATGCTCAAGTCCAACAAGGCCAAAGCCAACATCATAGACCAGAGCCACCTGAGTGATGGAGCCCTCAGTGGAGTCATTGATCTCGGTACACTGGGCATCACTGGCCGACAGGTGGACCTGATCAAGCCCAAGCAAGAGTCTGAAGACAAGAGAG ACTTCATCCCTTCTGCCTCTG CTCGCAAACATACGAAACAGGACTCCAACTTGAACGAAGAGTGGAAGAGCATGTTTGGTTCTCTGGACCCTCCCAGCTCGGCGGCGACTCCCTCGACG GTGCCTGAGGCCGGATCCGTGCAGCCCAGGAAAACCACAGCACTCCCTACCATTCAAGTGGTACAGTCCGTAACCGGAGCGTCTACGTACCAGCGGCGCATCACCACGTGCAAGGCTGAGCTGCAACAGCTGGTGCAGCAGAAAAGAGAGCAATGCAATGCAGAGCGCATGGCCAAACAGATGATGGAGAGCGCAGAGTGGGAGAGCAGGCCTCCGCTGCCAG GGTGGCATCCAAAAGGTCTTCTAGTGGCCCATCTCCACGAGCACAAATCCGCTGTGAACCGAATCCGAGTCTCCGACGAGCACTCCATCTTTGCTACATGCTCCAATGATGGAACTGTAAAGATCTGGGACAGCCAGAAAATGGAGGGCAAGACGACCACCACAAG GTCTGTGCTGACGTATTCTCGGATTGGAGGACACGTGAAAACACTGACCTTTTGTCAGGGGTCACATTACCTTGCTGTCGCATCGGATAATGGTTCCATCCAGCTTCTTGCAGTTGAGGCAAACAAGCCACCCAAATCACCCAAAGTCCAGCCCTGTCAGACCAG GTTCTTGGATCCAAAGGATGAGGGCTGTGTGGTGGACGTACATCACTTTAACTCGGGGGCACAGACGGTTCTAGCCTACGCCACTGTGAATGGCTTTTTGGTGGGTTGGGACCTCCGCAGCAACAGCAATGCTTGGACTCTCCGCCATGACCTGCGCCTAGGCCTCATCACTTCCTTTGCTGTGGACATGCACCAGTGTTGGCTGTGTGTGG GTACAAGTAATGGCACGATGGCATGCTGGGATATGCGGTTTCAACTACCAATTTCCAGCCACTCCCACCCAGCCCGAGCTCGAATCAGACGCTTGCTGATGCATCCACTCTACCAGTCCTCTGTCATTGCAG CTGTCCAAGGTAACAATGAGGTGTCCATGTGGGATATGGAGACTGGAGACAGGAAGTTCACCCTGTGGGCCAGCTCTGCACCTCCGCTTTCAGAGATGCAG CCCTCTCCTCACAGTGTACATGGGATATACTGCAGCCCTGCCGATGGCAACCCTCTCCTACTTACAGCAGGATCTGACATGAGAATCAG GTTTTGGGATTTGGCCTACCCTGAGAGGTCATACATCGTCGCAGGCGGTGCTAATGACTCTCTTCACTGCCCTTCTGTGTTCTACAATCGCAAGATCATAGAAGGAACAGAAGTAGTACAG GAGATCCACAGTAAGCAGAAGAGCGGATCCACTGAGGACACGCCTCGCCGTGGCCCAGAATCCCTTCCCGTGGGCCACCACGACATCATTACTGATATTGCGACTTTCCAGACCACCCAGGGCTTTATAGTCACCTCCTCTAGAGATGGCATTGTCAAAGTCTGGAAGTGA